Proteins encoded within one genomic window of Raineyella fluvialis:
- the hpt gene encoding hypoxanthine phosphoribosyltransferase, protein MDADAIAGDLTTVLYTPDQIRERVGELARDIDRDYADKDVLLVGVLNGAVMVMADLCRAMQSHCEMDWMAVSSYGSGTKSSGVVRFLKDLSADIHDRHVLVVEDIIDTGLTLNWLLSNLTSRGPASLEVAAMFRKPDAMQTDIDCKYVGFDIPGEFVVGYGLDFDGKYRNYDGLAILDPRVYN, encoded by the coding sequence GTGGATGCTGACGCGATCGCAGGTGACCTGACCACTGTTCTCTACACGCCCGACCAGATCCGGGAACGGGTGGGGGAGTTGGCGCGCGATATCGATCGGGACTACGCCGACAAGGATGTCCTGCTGGTCGGGGTACTGAACGGTGCGGTGATGGTGATGGCCGACCTGTGCCGGGCCATGCAGAGCCACTGCGAGATGGACTGGATGGCCGTGTCGTCGTACGGCTCGGGGACCAAGTCGTCCGGCGTCGTACGGTTCCTCAAGGATCTCTCCGCCGACATCCATGACCGCCACGTGCTGGTCGTCGAGGACATCATCGACACCGGCCTCACGCTGAACTGGCTGCTCTCCAACCTGACCTCCCGCGGCCCCGCCAGCCTCGAGGTCGCGGCGATGTTCCGCAAGCCCGACGCGATGCAGACCGACATCGACTGCAAGTACGTCGGCTTCGACATCCCGGGGGAGTTCGTCGTCGGCTACGGCCTCGACTTCGACGGCAAGTATCGCAACTACGACGGGCTGGCGATCCTCGACCCGCGCGTCTACAACTGA
- the ftsH gene encoding ATP-dependent zinc metalloprotease FtsH gives MQRIFRGPLIWVVIVLIALVLMGQFAGQSTGYQQVPTSKVVQILDGNDKVDKVEMQPAEQRMLVTMADAKQTKYSTYWAGNQDDLIIARLNERVTQGSLSQWTAASPKPSFWSGLLSTLIPFLLLGGFFFFMLNAMQGGGSQVMKFGKSRAKVANKDTPKTTFADVAGCEEAIEELQEIKEFLAEPAKFQRVGAKIPKGVLLYGPPGTGKTLLARAVAGEAGVPFFSISGSDFVEMFVGVGASRVRDLFEQAKENRPAIIFIDEIDAVGRHRGAGMGGGHDEREQTLNQLLVEMDGFDVHGEVILIAATNRPDVLDPALLRPGRFDRQIPVEAPDMKGREKILEVHAAGKPIGPDVNLARVAQRTPGFTGADLANVLNEAALLTARNNAPMITNAALDEAIDRVIAGPQKRTRLMNEHERLVTAYHEGGHALVAAAMPGTDPVQKVTILPRGRALGYTMVMPDADKYSQTRGQLLDQLAYMLGGRAAEELVFHDPSTGASNDIDKATKTARAMVTEYGMSERIGAVKLGTGDSEPFLGRDFGSQRDYSEHVAGIVDEEVAQLVSAAHQEAFDCLEENRDVLDELVRQLFEKETLGRDEVERIFEPLRRHPERGAWTGSDSRRPSAIPPITPPQKPLVPAPVPGLGLPAGQGVPVTDPYDFGSPQPPIAPAPVDPSWPAPQPPAPQSPTGPWQPPAPGAEPAPWGGKPDGSASPEDSRDGSRD, from the coding sequence GTGCAGCGAATCTTCCGAGGTCCACTGATCTGGGTCGTCATCGTGCTCATCGCGCTGGTGCTGATGGGCCAGTTCGCCGGGCAGTCGACCGGGTACCAGCAGGTGCCCACGTCCAAGGTCGTCCAGATCCTCGACGGGAACGACAAGGTCGACAAGGTCGAGATGCAGCCCGCCGAGCAACGCATGCTGGTCACCATGGCCGACGCGAAGCAGACGAAGTACAGCACCTACTGGGCCGGCAACCAGGACGACCTGATCATCGCGCGGCTGAACGAGCGCGTCACCCAGGGCAGCCTGTCGCAGTGGACCGCGGCCAGCCCGAAGCCGAGCTTCTGGTCCGGCCTGCTCAGCACGCTGATCCCGTTCCTGCTGCTCGGCGGGTTCTTCTTCTTCATGCTCAACGCCATGCAGGGCGGCGGGTCGCAGGTGATGAAGTTCGGCAAGTCCCGGGCAAAGGTCGCCAACAAGGACACACCGAAGACCACCTTCGCCGACGTCGCCGGCTGCGAGGAGGCGATCGAGGAGCTGCAGGAGATCAAGGAGTTCCTCGCCGAGCCGGCCAAGTTCCAGCGGGTCGGGGCCAAGATCCCCAAGGGCGTGCTGCTCTACGGCCCTCCCGGCACCGGTAAGACCCTGCTGGCGCGGGCCGTCGCGGGGGAGGCCGGAGTGCCGTTCTTCTCCATTTCGGGCTCGGACTTCGTCGAGATGTTCGTCGGCGTCGGCGCCTCCCGGGTGCGTGACCTGTTCGAGCAGGCCAAGGAGAACCGCCCGGCCATCATCTTCATCGACGAGATCGACGCCGTCGGCCGCCATCGCGGAGCCGGCATGGGCGGTGGGCACGACGAGCGGGAGCAGACGCTCAACCAGCTGCTGGTCGAGATGGACGGCTTCGACGTGCACGGCGAGGTCATCCTCATCGCGGCCACCAACCGGCCCGACGTCCTCGACCCGGCGCTGCTGCGGCCCGGCCGCTTCGACCGGCAGATCCCGGTCGAGGCGCCCGACATGAAGGGGCGCGAGAAGATCCTCGAGGTGCACGCCGCCGGCAAGCCGATCGGCCCCGACGTCAACCTGGCCAGGGTCGCGCAGCGGACGCCCGGCTTCACCGGCGCCGACCTGGCCAACGTGCTCAACGAGGCAGCCCTGCTCACCGCCCGCAACAACGCGCCGATGATCACCAACGCCGCCCTGGACGAGGCCATCGACCGCGTCATCGCCGGCCCGCAGAAGCGCACCCGCCTGATGAACGAGCACGAGCGGCTCGTCACCGCCTACCACGAGGGTGGCCACGCGCTGGTCGCCGCGGCGATGCCGGGCACCGACCCGGTGCAGAAGGTGACGATCCTGCCGCGCGGCCGGGCTCTCGGTTACACGATGGTGATGCCGGACGCCGACAAGTACTCCCAGACCCGCGGCCAGCTGCTCGACCAGCTGGCGTACATGCTGGGCGGGCGGGCCGCCGAGGAACTCGTCTTCCACGACCCCTCGACCGGCGCGTCGAACGACATCGACAAGGCCACCAAGACGGCCCGGGCGATGGTCACCGAGTACGGCATGTCCGAGCGCATCGGCGCCGTCAAGCTCGGCACGGGTGACAGTGAGCCGTTCCTGGGCCGTGACTTCGGCTCCCAGCGCGACTACTCGGAGCATGTCGCCGGCATCGTCGACGAGGAGGTCGCCCAGCTCGTCAGTGCGGCCCACCAGGAGGCCTTCGACTGCCTCGAGGAGAACCGTGACGTGCTCGACGAGCTGGTCCGCCAGCTCTTCGAGAAGGAGACCCTGGGCCGCGACGAGGTCGAGCGGATCTTCGAGCCGCTGCGGCGCCACCCGGAGCGGGGGGCCTGGACCGGGTCCGACTCCCGCCGTCCGTCGGCAATCCCACCGATCACCCCGCCGCAGAAGCCCCTCGTGCCGGCGCCGGTGCCCGGCCTCGGGCTGCCGGCGGGCCAGGGAGTGCCCGTCACCGACCCGTACGACTTCGGCTCCCCGCAGCCGCCGATCGCCCCGGCGCCGGTCGACCCGAGCTGGCCGGCCCCGCAGCCGCCGGCTCCACAGTCGCCGACCGGTCCGTGGCAGCCGCCGGCCCCCGGTGCCGAGCCGGCACCGTGGGGAGGCAAGCCGGACGGGTCCGCCTCGCCGGAGGACAGCCGGGACGGGTCGCGTGACTGA
- the folP gene encoding dihydropteroate synthase yields the protein MSRIPRATRTQVMGIVNVTPDSFSDGGDHSDTASAVRHGLALLAEGADMLDVGGESTRPGIERTPEAEELRRVVPVVEELAARGAIVSVDTMRASVARATAAAGATIINDVSGGLADPQMYAAVAESGCAYVVMHWRGHSTEMDRHTGYTDVVGQVRDEIAERVELALAAGIAADDIIVDPGIGFAKTREQDWELLRQVGVLSGLGYPVLIGVSRKRFLGEVLAETRLAHTPKDRDFATAAVTGWMAERGIWAVRTHEVRAQRDAIAVVQALRGEGPRDEVTDRVVGTFLEGDH from the coding sequence ATGTCCAGGATTCCGCGCGCGACCCGCACCCAGGTGATGGGGATCGTCAACGTCACCCCCGACTCGTTCTCCGACGGCGGTGATCACTCCGACACCGCCAGTGCGGTCCGGCACGGGCTGGCATTGCTCGCCGAGGGCGCCGACATGCTCGACGTCGGCGGGGAGTCGACCCGACCGGGGATCGAGCGGACGCCCGAGGCCGAGGAGCTGCGCCGGGTCGTGCCTGTCGTCGAGGAGCTCGCCGCCCGCGGCGCGATCGTCTCGGTCGACACCATGCGTGCCTCCGTCGCCCGCGCGACCGCTGCGGCCGGTGCCACCATCATCAACGACGTCTCCGGAGGCCTGGCCGACCCGCAGATGTACGCCGCGGTCGCCGAGTCCGGCTGTGCCTACGTCGTCATGCACTGGCGCGGCCATTCGACCGAGATGGATCGGCACACCGGCTACACCGACGTCGTCGGGCAGGTCCGCGACGAGATCGCCGAGCGGGTGGAACTGGCCCTGGCCGCGGGCATCGCCGCCGACGACATCATCGTCGACCCGGGCATCGGCTTCGCCAAGACCCGCGAGCAGGATTGGGAACTCCTCCGTCAGGTCGGGGTGCTCAGTGGGCTCGGGTATCCGGTGCTGATCGGCGTGTCCCGCAAGCGCTTCCTCGGCGAGGTGCTGGCCGAGACCCGCCTCGCGCACACTCCGAAGGACCGGGACTTCGCCACCGCCGCCGTGACCGGCTGGATGGCCGAGCGCGGCATCTGGGCCGTGCGGACGCACGAGGTCCGCGCCCAGCGCGACGCCATCGCCGTGGTCCAGGCCCTGCGCGGTGAGGGTCCCCGCGACGAGGTCACCGACCGGGTGGTCGGCACCTTCCTGGAGGGGGACCACTGA
- the folB gene encoding dihydroneopterin aldolase — translation MAVFPDGLDRIAVTGIRAIGHHGVYPEEKRDGQPFVVDVTLGLDLSAAGLADDLTATVDYGVVARQVCDEIAGEPLDLIEALAERIARTCLAHQPVLAVEVTVHKPQAPIPVPFGDTSVTITRTR, via the coding sequence ATGGCGGTGTTTCCGGACGGCCTGGACCGCATCGCCGTCACCGGGATCCGGGCGATCGGGCACCACGGCGTGTACCCCGAGGAGAAGCGCGACGGGCAGCCCTTCGTCGTCGATGTAACGTTGGGCCTGGATCTGTCGGCAGCAGGACTGGCCGATGATCTCACCGCCACCGTCGACTACGGCGTGGTGGCCCGGCAGGTCTGTGACGAGATCGCCGGCGAGCCGCTCGACCTGATCGAGGCGCTCGCCGAGCGCATCGCGCGGACGTGCCTGGCGCACCAGCCCGTCCTCGCGGTGGAGGTGACCGTTCACAAGCCGCAGGCGCCGATCCCGGTGCCCTTCGGCGACACCAGCGTGACGATCACCCGGACCCGCTGA
- the folK gene encoding 2-amino-4-hydroxy-6-hydroxymethyldihydropteridine diphosphokinase, with translation MSPTPFGINADTLSLRPLRTVVFSIGSNLGDRMEYLERAVNLLRATPELEVVAVSPVYETAAVGGPAGNPDFLNAVVIAETTQSAEAMLARIGAIEEGAERTRDVRWGPRTLDVDIIVYGDSIIDEPQLTVPHPRAHERAFVLAPWADIDPGASIPGRGPIVALLAGLDTGGIRRVEECIAA, from the coding sequence ATGTCCCCCACTCCCTTCGGCATCAACGCCGACACGCTGTCCCTGCGCCCGCTGCGTACGGTCGTGTTCTCCATCGGCTCCAACCTGGGCGACCGGATGGAATACCTCGAGCGGGCCGTCAACCTGCTCCGGGCGACCCCCGAGCTCGAGGTCGTCGCCGTCTCCCCGGTGTACGAGACTGCGGCCGTCGGTGGCCCGGCCGGCAACCCGGACTTCCTGAACGCCGTCGTCATCGCCGAGACGACCCAGTCCGCCGAGGCGATGCTGGCCCGGATCGGTGCGATCGAGGAGGGTGCCGAACGCACCCGCGACGTCCGCTGGGGACCGCGTACGCTCGACGTCGACATCATCGTGTATGGCGACAGCATCATCGACGAGCCACAGCTCACCGTCCCGCACCCGCGCGCCCACGAGCGCGCGTTCGTGCTGGCCCCGTGGGCCGACATCGACCCGGGGGCGAGTATCCCCGGGCGCGGCCCGATCGTGGCACTGCTCGCCGGCCTGGACACCGGCGGCATCCGCCGGGTGGAGGAGTGCATCGCCGCATGA
- a CDS encoding DUF3180 domain-containing protein — MTRELPPAEQPDESPEEGVEPSILPTPPRLLLVAVLLGGLVGWLLGPVVERMGRTPMHVPWTTAALLAVAAVAVAVLARRMWRTVHVRRQPVNPERGLYSLVLGKSCALLGAGLFGGYLAFGASFLPRLDIAAGMARVLNSGLAAVASAALSAAGYALEMACRVPEDKDGERPGDRTGGSR; from the coding sequence ATGACCCGAGAGCTGCCGCCCGCCGAACAGCCCGACGAATCCCCTGAGGAGGGGGTCGAGCCGAGCATTCTCCCCACACCGCCGCGATTGTTGCTGGTCGCCGTGCTCCTCGGCGGGCTGGTCGGGTGGCTGCTCGGTCCCGTCGTGGAGAGGATGGGCCGTACGCCCATGCACGTGCCGTGGACCACGGCCGCGCTGCTGGCCGTCGCGGCGGTGGCGGTCGCGGTGCTGGCGCGGCGGATGTGGCGTACGGTCCATGTCCGCCGCCAGCCGGTCAACCCCGAGCGCGGTCTCTACTCGTTGGTGCTGGGCAAGTCCTGCGCGCTGCTCGGGGCCGGCCTGTTCGGCGGCTACCTGGCCTTCGGGGCCTCGTTCCTGCCCCGGCTGGACATCGCCGCCGGGATGGCCCGGGTGCTGAACTCGGGATTGGCGGCGGTGGCGAGCGCCGCCCTCTCTGCCGCCGGCTACGCGCTGGAGATGGCCTGCCGGGTCCCCGAGGACAAGGACGGCGAGCGGCCGGGCGACCGTACCGGCGGATCGCGCTGA
- the bluB gene encoding 5,6-dimethylbenzimidazole synthase: MTWQRPVPTIGDPTSARERAGDPAAWALPQDAAGLYAVIDARRDIRRFRPDPIPDEVLTRILTAAHHAPSVGHSQPWRFILVTEDATRERAEVMADRCRLRQAAGMDPESARRLLDLQLDGLREAPVGIVVACDRRTPPGGVLGRATFPDADLWSCATAIENLWLAARAEGLGLGWVTLFEPDELATMLHLPAGVETLGWLCVGWPDERPPEPGLQRAGWSRRAPLESVVLHERWPEEDLASPTDHRHAAPRGLAVPRIHAPSQRHVVAARDEADELLTPPQSLGVLDRVADRVSALGPGSTAPGTLVLVGADHPVHVHHISAYEQRVTGDIMAAAVIGEAMGAVAARTAGLVPVVVDAGVLVPVEGAIAVRPAGRRGDLVTDDALEPADVALLVDAGRALGAAGSGTVALGEVGVGNTTVASALAAGLLGLGPDEVVGLGAGSDAAMVDRKRAVVAGALARTGVTPRTDPLVALGCLGGPEFAVLTGVVLGAAQAGRAVILDGLAATLPGLVAVRLEPAVSQYLVAGQRSREQAHAAVLAELGLEPLLDLRIRSGEGVGACLAAGLLASVGTIRARTGRTAARP, from the coding sequence ATGACCTGGCAGCGCCCGGTCCCCACCATCGGTGACCCCACCTCCGCGCGTGAACGCGCCGGCGACCCGGCCGCCTGGGCCTTGCCGCAGGATGCCGCCGGCCTGTACGCCGTGATCGATGCCCGGCGCGACATCCGTCGCTTCCGTCCCGACCCCATCCCGGACGAGGTGCTCACCCGCATCCTCACCGCCGCCCACCACGCGCCCTCGGTGGGGCACTCCCAACCCTGGCGGTTCATCCTCGTCACCGAGGACGCGACCCGGGAACGTGCCGAGGTGATGGCCGACCGCTGCCGGCTGCGGCAGGCCGCCGGGATGGATCCGGAATCTGCCCGGCGGCTGCTGGACCTGCAGCTGGACGGCCTGCGGGAGGCGCCGGTAGGGATCGTGGTGGCCTGCGACCGGCGGACACCGCCCGGAGGGGTGCTGGGACGGGCGACCTTCCCCGACGCCGACCTGTGGTCCTGCGCCACGGCGATCGAGAACCTGTGGCTCGCCGCCCGGGCCGAGGGGCTGGGGCTGGGCTGGGTGACGCTCTTCGAGCCGGACGAGTTGGCGACGATGCTGCACCTGCCGGCAGGCGTGGAGACGCTCGGCTGGTTGTGCGTCGGCTGGCCGGACGAGCGGCCACCGGAGCCCGGCCTGCAACGGGCCGGATGGTCGCGGCGAGCCCCGCTGGAGTCGGTGGTCCTCCACGAACGCTGGCCCGAGGAGGACCTCGCCTCCCCGACAGACCATCGGCACGCCGCCCCGCGCGGACTCGCCGTGCCGAGGATCCACGCTCCGAGCCAGCGACACGTCGTCGCGGCCCGCGACGAGGCCGACGAGCTGCTGACCCCGCCCCAGTCCCTGGGCGTCCTCGACCGGGTCGCCGACCGCGTCAGCGCTCTCGGCCCCGGATCCACCGCCCCCGGCACGCTGGTGCTCGTCGGAGCCGACCATCCCGTCCACGTCCACCACATCAGCGCGTACGAACAGCGGGTGACCGGCGACATCATGGCTGCTGCGGTCATCGGCGAGGCGATGGGCGCTGTCGCCGCGCGGACGGCCGGGCTGGTGCCCGTCGTGGTCGACGCCGGCGTCCTCGTCCCGGTCGAGGGGGCGATCGCCGTACGCCCGGCGGGACGACGTGGCGACCTGGTCACCGACGACGCCCTCGAGCCCGCCGACGTGGCCCTGCTCGTCGACGCGGGACGCGCGCTCGGTGCGGCAGGGAGCGGCACCGTCGCGCTCGGTGAGGTCGGCGTCGGCAACACCACGGTGGCCTCGGCGCTGGCCGCCGGACTGCTGGGCCTCGGCCCGGATGAGGTGGTCGGCCTGGGGGCGGGGTCGGACGCGGCGATGGTCGACCGCAAACGGGCCGTGGTGGCCGGCGCCCTGGCACGCACCGGGGTGACGCCGCGGACCGACCCGCTGGTCGCTCTGGGCTGCCTGGGGGGACCGGAGTTCGCCGTACTGACGGGCGTGGTGCTGGGGGCCGCGCAGGCCGGCCGCGCGGTCATCCTCGACGGCCTGGCGGCCACCCTGCCCGGCCTGGTCGCCGTCCGGCTGGAACCGGCGGTGAGCCAGTACCTGGTGGCGGGCCAGCGGAGCCGGGAACAGGCCCACGCGGCCGTCCTCGCCGAGCTCGGTCTGGAGCCCCTCCTCGACCTGCGGATCCGCTCCGGCGAAGGCGTCGGCGCCTGCCTGGCCGCAGGGCTGCTCGCCTCCGTGGGCACCATCCGGGCCCGCACCGGACGGACCGCGGCGCGCCCCTGA
- a CDS encoding SAM-dependent methyltransferase: MDWLNEWRVAATGPSGFWWHEVPADHFRTSAGRASDPAAATELASALLAMLDTAVGVPPLVGMVDLGAADGSLLRAVAALRPDWSLLGVDLRQAPADLPSRCAWRRAAWDVRSSRWWRPDSPTAGTPWADLALEGPLLVLAHEWLDELPCRVVRRTPGGWRVLGPQGPTGADPTPAEADWLDRWAGDARVAEVGLTREDAWAAVAAGLTSGGVLVAVDYGHLRDDRPLDGGLLGYREGHRVPPAADGRTNLSAPLAIDALAAALESRPGVRRLVLDRQAAVLARRPTEADGNGLAGLVAANRRRLLADPDRWGRTGGWSTPSPQARPRRRGPRLWAMPSPTPSSPTPSSAGPASLRVLVGGAALGALPGGRVADGTLLLDLGPDHPSRAGLLELELWTDPTGEVVERADVHVGAMHRGVEKLFEVRDYRQILMLADRHDWQAPFAGELTVALACEHLLGMTVPPRAVWLRTLLAEHTRIASHLGFLGYLTYRTDPTDRRVARLREELREQVRALTGNRVHPMVTRIGGLAADADDRWLDAELDLVARARSLARDVGSLVDAEFARAAGLAPLTVEVSRGYGVTGPACRAGGEDVDLRRQAPYLGYGELAVPAAPAGGAGDARSRFLLLADEVATAAALVEACAERLRTLEGPIAQALPKIIKVPDDEGYLATEAPLGQTGAHLVSRGDKTPWRLHLRTPSFATVSALPAVLPGVQVADLELALASLGYVVGDIDR, encoded by the coding sequence ATGGATTGGCTGAACGAATGGAGGGTAGCCGCGACCGGACCGTCGGGATTCTGGTGGCATGAGGTTCCCGCGGACCATTTCCGGACGTCCGCCGGTCGGGCATCCGACCCCGCCGCCGCGACGGAATTGGCGTCCGCCCTGCTCGCGATGCTCGATACCGCCGTCGGCGTCCCACCCCTCGTCGGCATGGTCGACCTCGGCGCCGCCGACGGCTCCCTGCTGCGGGCCGTGGCGGCCCTGCGCCCGGACTGGTCCCTCCTCGGGGTGGACCTGCGGCAGGCTCCCGCCGACCTCCCGTCGCGGTGCGCGTGGCGCCGGGCCGCGTGGGACGTCCGGTCGTCGAGGTGGTGGCGGCCCGACTCCCCCACCGCCGGCACCCCCTGGGCCGACCTGGCCCTGGAAGGACCACTGCTGGTCCTCGCGCACGAATGGCTCGACGAACTGCCCTGCCGGGTCGTGCGTCGTACGCCCGGCGGCTGGCGGGTGCTGGGGCCGCAGGGACCGACCGGCGCTGACCCCACACCCGCAGAGGCCGACTGGCTCGACCGGTGGGCCGGCGACGCCCGGGTCGCCGAGGTCGGCCTGACCCGCGAGGATGCCTGGGCCGCGGTCGCCGCCGGACTGACTTCCGGCGGGGTCCTGGTCGCCGTCGACTACGGCCATCTCCGCGACGACCGCCCCCTCGACGGGGGCCTGCTGGGGTACCGGGAGGGGCACCGGGTGCCGCCGGCGGCCGACGGCAGGACCAACCTCAGCGCCCCGCTGGCCATCGACGCGCTGGCCGCCGCCCTCGAATCACGGCCGGGGGTGAGGCGACTGGTCCTCGACCGCCAGGCCGCCGTCCTCGCGCGCCGGCCAACCGAAGCCGATGGCAACGGGCTGGCCGGCCTCGTCGCCGCCAACCGCCGCCGCCTCCTTGCCGATCCCGACCGGTGGGGGCGTACTGGTGGCTGGTCCACGCCGTCGCCGCAGGCCCGGCCGCGGAGGCGAGGTCCTAGGCTGTGGGCCATGCCCTCGCCCACCCCGTCGTCCCCCACCCCGTCGTCGGCGGGCCCCGCGTCGCTGCGTGTCCTGGTCGGCGGTGCTGCGCTGGGCGCGCTGCCCGGTGGACGGGTCGCGGACGGGACGCTGTTGCTCGACCTCGGCCCGGACCACCCGAGCCGGGCCGGACTACTGGAACTGGAGTTGTGGACCGACCCGACCGGTGAGGTGGTCGAACGGGCCGATGTCCACGTGGGCGCCATGCACCGCGGCGTCGAGAAGCTCTTCGAGGTCCGCGACTACCGCCAGATCCTCATGCTCGCCGACCGGCACGACTGGCAGGCCCCCTTCGCCGGGGAACTGACCGTCGCGCTGGCCTGCGAGCACCTGCTGGGGATGACCGTCCCGCCCCGGGCGGTGTGGCTGCGTACGCTGCTGGCCGAGCACACCCGGATCGCCTCGCACCTCGGCTTCCTGGGATACCTCACCTATCGCACCGACCCCACCGACCGGCGGGTGGCCCGGCTGCGCGAGGAGCTGCGCGAGCAGGTCCGGGCCCTGACCGGCAACCGGGTGCACCCGATGGTCACCCGCATCGGCGGGCTCGCGGCCGACGCCGACGACCGCTGGCTCGACGCCGAACTGGACCTGGTGGCGCGAGCGCGGTCACTGGCGCGCGACGTGGGCTCGTTGGTGGACGCGGAGTTCGCTCGCGCGGCGGGACTCGCCCCGCTCACCGTCGAGGTGTCGCGCGGCTACGGCGTCACCGGACCGGCGTGCCGGGCCGGGGGCGAGGACGTCGACCTGCGCCGCCAGGCGCCCTACCTGGGTTATGGCGAGTTGGCGGTGCCGGCCGCACCCGCCGGTGGGGCCGGCGACGCCCGTTCCCGTTTCCTGCTGCTGGCCGACGAGGTGGCCACCGCGGCCGCTCTGGTCGAGGCCTGCGCCGAGCGGCTGCGTACGCTCGAGGGGCCGATCGCCCAGGCGTTGCCGAAGATCATCAAGGTGCCCGACGACGAGGGCTACCTGGCCACGGAGGCGCCGCTGGGCCAGACCGGGGCCCACCTGGTCTCCCGAGGGGACAAGACGCCGTGGCGGCTGCACCTGCGGACACCGTCGTTCGCCACGGTGTCCGCGCTGCCCGCCGTGTTGCCCGGGGTGCAGGTCGCCGACCTCGAGCTGGCGTTGGCGTCCTTGGGCTACGTGGTCGGTGACATCGACCGTTGA
- a CDS encoding histone-like nucleoid-structuring protein Lsr2, whose product MARRTHVVLEDDLDSSPAEHEVSFTFEGVSYEIDLNAEHYAELQESVAPWISHARRISGRRVTKRAGAPASAKESDGPSATEIREWAKDQGIEVSARGRVPANVRAQYEEAHS is encoded by the coding sequence ATGGCCCGTCGAACCCACGTCGTCCTCGAGGACGACCTCGACTCGTCCCCTGCCGAACATGAGGTGTCGTTCACGTTCGAAGGAGTGTCCTACGAGATCGACCTCAATGCGGAACACTACGCGGAACTCCAGGAGTCGGTGGCTCCATGGATTTCCCACGCCCGCCGGATCAGCGGTCGGCGTGTGACGAAGCGGGCCGGTGCACCCGCCTCGGCGAAGGAATCCGACGGCCCCTCGGCCACCGAGATCCGGGAATGGGCCAAGGACCAGGGAATCGAGGTTTCGGCTCGCGGACGCGTTCCGGCCAATGTTCGGGCCCAGTATGAGGAAGCCCATTCCTGA